The Cylindrospermopsis curvispora GIHE-G1 genome contains a region encoding:
- a CDS encoding acetate and sugar kinases/Hsc70/actin family protein: MNNFELDTYLNRLSQKLSENLNEDSHKRFPGWLAVDFGTSNSTVTLFDPIEVPIAETLPREQEVRLRQRLGEWLNSPPHLALPDIGVNEWEKFLVNLSRNLEIPPETIGEIFENDHKEKFLEALRQIELCLGNSERFRRAVSKKLYQIYHEVFRVPTLESQNLIPVVLDFNRRQTEIPSEIEICKIQPLKLQMGRAARDNRKKAIAQGTIPAVKDIISRFHHSPKRYFGQNRTFPVVINEGEKNDLENNNIEVHQLIQAAWAHLIELTEDYRQRAGRRFSQGDLLTAVVTYPTVAPPVVRKEIKALVEELGLDDVQTAYDEAVSVAIFFLWREFGGNLNIGIESFKTRCRQEKNNWSQNVLVLDIGGGTTDLALIKLTLEDKTPVFANSEDRGLGGRYYKLTPKLLGSSGHLQLGGELITLRVFRLLKIALADFLLTAVTDGNITSDKLEDLINSELNERFLQDGKFKSGSLLKCVDKENPEGDVAFKDALDTAEKVLPTRWQQAPQRLQTFYTLWEHAESAKLKLGEKGSEDGLLTFTLNEQEISELLLQSGVKFQLVSADSIYLTINAQQFQRCAISSIREAIGIAKGLMESRLNGDEKVDWLILSGKTCNLDLVKTQIYQEFSKSPYFIWNPERITFVLEFTKLATSAGACYAEKLRRLRFDPEASKNLLRKGANQLEIDVKNLFYYLPCNFKRKTQTQELLSIFNAGQELYQLIPWESVAKVRTTWQGIQLTNIIYRQDYQDGELRLWGSLDGKTLMENLRMEEAEFLKKIQVQFEIDQTLQFTVLLCQGSPHYLIDVPGIDINSVIDPHSTGSDIFVDGKLKWNIALIGDYENLKDGDIAINVLESATVDQPDAYHLVFAVDNSQNQILETFHYLQDGSQETGKGLISSPLPPFPQNGQHNFYICQTDSLTKTKKWIRIGSLSKPEISTDYPCQYYVTLDSKGILRMHPGAVPYWISHSLESLQQPGCVYFTDLELQPNEIDKERDPFCGVH, translated from the coding sequence GCTGGTTGGCAGTGGATTTTGGCACTTCTAACTCTACAGTAACACTATTTGACCCTATTGAAGTGCCAATTGCAGAAACCCTACCTAGAGAACAAGAAGTAAGACTGCGTCAGCGGTTGGGGGAATGGTTAAACTCACCTCCCCATTTAGCTCTACCAGATATTGGTGTGAACGAATGGGAAAAATTCCTGGTTAATCTGAGTAGGAATTTGGAAATTCCACCAGAAACAATAGGGGAAATTTTTGAAAACGACCATAAAGAAAAATTTCTAGAAGCTCTGCGTCAAATCGAACTATGTTTGGGAAACAGTGAAAGATTTCGTCGTGCTGTCAGTAAAAAACTCTATCAAATATATCATGAGGTTTTTCGCGTTCCTACCCTGGAGTCCCAAAATTTGATTCCAGTGGTTTTGGATTTTAATAGAAGACAAACAGAAATTCCTAGTGAAATAGAAATCTGTAAAATACAACCATTGAAATTGCAAATGGGTAGAGCTGCAAGAGATAACCGCAAAAAGGCGATTGCCCAGGGGACAATTCCTGCAGTTAAAGATATTATTAGTAGATTTCATCATTCACCAAAACGATATTTTGGGCAAAATCGCACTTTTCCTGTGGTGATAAATGAGGGAGAAAAAAATGATCTAGAAAATAACAACATTGAAGTTCACCAATTAATTCAAGCAGCATGGGCACACCTCATTGAATTAACCGAAGACTATCGTCAACGTGCAGGTAGAAGATTTTCTCAAGGAGACTTATTAACAGCGGTGGTCACCTATCCCACAGTTGCTCCTCCGGTGGTGCGAAAGGAGATTAAAGCACTAGTAGAAGAATTAGGGTTGGATGATGTGCAAACGGCCTATGACGAAGCTGTTTCCGTAGCCATATTCTTTTTATGGCGAGAATTTGGTGGCAATTTGAATATTGGTATTGAATCATTTAAAACCCGTTGTCGTCAGGAAAAAAATAACTGGTCCCAAAATGTTCTGGTATTAGACATTGGTGGAGGTACAACCGACCTAGCATTAATCAAACTCACCTTAGAAGATAAAACCCCTGTTTTTGCCAATAGTGAGGATAGAGGTTTGGGAGGACGTTATTATAAACTGACACCAAAATTATTGGGTTCTTCAGGACATTTACAATTAGGTGGGGAATTAATTACCTTACGAGTTTTTCGACTGTTAAAAATTGCCCTAGCTGATTTTTTATTAACAGCGGTTACCGATGGCAATATAACCAGTGATAAGCTAGAAGACTTAATTAATTCAGAACTCAACGAGCGATTTTTACAAGATGGCAAATTCAAAAGTGGCAGTTTATTAAAATGTGTGGATAAAGAGAATCCAGAAGGGGATGTTGCTTTCAAAGACGCTTTAGACACCGCTGAAAAAGTCTTACCAACTCGATGGCAACAAGCTCCTCAACGTCTCCAAACCTTCTATACTCTGTGGGAACATGCAGAATCGGCCAAATTAAAATTAGGGGAGAAAGGATCTGAAGATGGTTTATTAACCTTTACCCTCAATGAGCAAGAAATTAGCGAGTTGCTTTTACAAAGTGGGGTGAAATTTCAACTGGTTAGTGCTGATTCTATTTACCTAACTATAAACGCCCAACAATTTCAACGTTGTGCTATTTCTAGTATTAGAGAAGCTATAGGAATCGCCAAAGGACTGATGGAAAGTCGTTTAAATGGAGATGAAAAGGTAGATTGGTTAATTCTCTCAGGTAAAACTTGTAATCTGGATTTGGTGAAAACCCAAATTTACCAAGAATTTAGCAAATCTCCCTACTTTATCTGGAATCCAGAACGGATTACCTTTGTCCTAGAATTCACTAAGTTGGCAACTTCTGCTGGTGCTTGTTATGCGGAAAAATTAAGAAGGTTAAGATTTGATCCTGAAGCTTCTAAAAATTTACTGCGCAAGGGAGCAAATCAGCTGGAAATAGATGTGAAAAATCTCTTTTATTATTTACCGTGCAACTTCAAGCGCAAAACCCAAACTCAGGAGTTATTATCTATTTTTAATGCTGGACAAGAACTCTATCAACTTATCCCTTGGGAAAGTGTCGCTAAGGTAAGAACAACCTGGCAAGGTATTCAGTTAACTAATATCATCTATCGTCAAGATTACCAAGATGGGGAATTACGTCTTTGGGGTAGTTTGGATGGTAAAACTCTCATGGAAAATTTGAGAATGGAAGAAGCTGAATTTCTCAAAAAAATTCAAGTCCAATTTGAAATTGACCAAACTCTTCAATTTACTGTTTTACTCTGTCAAGGTAGTCCCCATTATTTAATAGATGTGCCAGGAATTGATATCAATTCTGTCATTGACCCCCATTCAACTGGTTCTGATATATTTGTTGATGGAAAATTAAAATGGAATATTGCTCTTATAGGGGATTATGAAAATTTAAAAGATGGTGATATTGCTATCAATGTCTTAGAATCTGCTACAGTGGATCAACCGGATGCCTATCATTTAGTCTTTGCAGTTGACAACAGTCAAAATCAGATATTAGAAACGTTTCATTACTTACAAGATGGAAGCCAAGAAACTGGAAAGGGATTAATTAGTAGTCCTTTACCACCATTTCCCCAAAATGGTCAACATAATTTCTATATCTGTCAAACTGATAGTTTGACCAAGACTAAAAAATGGATCCGTATTGGATCCCTTAGCAAACCAGAAATCTCTACAGATTACCCTTGTCAATACTATGTCACCCTAGATAGTAAGGGGATATTAAGAATGCACCCAGGAGCAGTTCCCTACTGGATATCCCATAGTCTGGAATCTTTGCAACAACCAGGATGTGTTTATTTTACTGACTTGGAATTACAACCCAATGAAATTGATAAGGAACGAGACCCCTTTTGTGGTGTGCATTAA
- a CDS encoding response regulator transcription factor → MKDQKRLLLIDDDPNLILLVRDYLGFRGYDVLTAENGRTALGVLEQDIPDMIICDVMMPEMDGYTFVEQVRQNERTSWVPVLFLSAKGQSADRVKGLNKGADVYMVKPFEPEELVAQVESSLKQTSRWKEHQTKVGEPGSRIQVPFDVQLTPTELKVVQFVARGLANREIAEELNVSQRTVESHVSNMLGKTNLHNRTELARWAIENQMA, encoded by the coding sequence ATGAAAGACCAAAAACGACTTTTACTGATTGATGACGATCCTAATTTAATTCTGCTAGTCAGAGACTATCTAGGATTTAGGGGATATGACGTTCTAACAGCTGAAAATGGGCGAACAGCTCTAGGTGTTTTAGAACAGGATATTCCCGATATGATCATCTGTGATGTGATGATGCCAGAAATGGACGGTTATACCTTTGTTGAACAGGTGAGACAAAACGAGCGGACTAGTTGGGTACCCGTCCTTTTTCTGTCAGCGAAAGGACAAAGTGCGGACAGGGTAAAAGGGTTAAATAAGGGAGCTGACGTATATATGGTCAAACCCTTTGAACCAGAAGAACTTGTGGCCCAAGTAGAATCCTCACTCAAGCAAACCAGTCGCTGGAAAGAACATCAAACTAAAGTAGGGGAACCTGGTTCTCGCATCCAAGTTCCTTTTGATGTTCAATTGACCCCCACGGAACTAAAAGTAGTTCAATTTGTGGCTAGGGGTTTAGCAAATCGGGAAATTGCTGAGGAATTAAATGTCAGTCAACGTACGGTTGAAAGCCATGTGTCTAATATGCTGGGTAAGACTAACCTGCATAATCGTACTGAGCTAGCACGCTGGGCAATTGAAAATCAAATGGCTTAA
- the groL gene encoding chaperonin GroEL (60 kDa chaperone family; promotes refolding of misfolded polypeptides especially under stressful conditions; forms two stacked rings of heptamers to form a barrel-shaped 14mer; ends can be capped by GroES; misfolded proteins enter the barrel where they are refolded when GroES binds) — protein sequence MAKRIIYNENARRALEKGIDILAEAVAVTLGPKGRNVVLEKKFGAPQIVNDGVTIAKEIELEDHIENTGVSLIRQAASKTNDAAGDGTTTATVLAHAIVKEGLRNVAAGANAIQLKRGIDKATAFLVDKIAEHARPVEDSKAIAQVGSISAGNDEEVGQMIAEAMDKVGKEGVISLEEGKSMTTELEITEGMRFDKGYISPYFATDAERMEAVFDDPYILLTDKKIALVQDLVPVLEQVARQGKPLVIIAEDIEKEALATLVVNRLRGVLNVAAVKAPGFGDRRKAMLEDIAVLTGGQVITEDAGLKLENTKLDSLGKARRITITKDNTTVVAEGNEAAVKARCEQIRRQMDETESSYDKEKLQERLAKLSGGVAVVKVGAATETEMKDKKLRLEDAINATKAAVEEGIVPGGGTTLAHLAPHLEEWANKTLTSEELTGALIVARALPAPLKRIAENAGQNGAVIAERVKEKEFNVGFNASTNEFVDMLAAGIVDPAKVTRSALQNAASIAGMVLTTECIVVDKPEPKEAAPAAGAGMGGGDFDY from the coding sequence ATGGCAAAGCGCATCATTTACAACGAAAACGCCCGTCGAGCTTTGGAAAAAGGTATTGACATTTTGGCCGAAGCTGTAGCTGTGACCCTAGGTCCCAAAGGACGTAACGTAGTTCTAGAGAAGAAATTTGGCGCACCACAAATTGTTAATGATGGTGTCACCATTGCTAAAGAAATTGAATTAGAAGACCATATTGAGAACACAGGCGTTTCCTTGATTCGCCAAGCTGCTTCTAAAACCAACGATGCTGCTGGTGATGGTACCACCACAGCCACCGTATTGGCCCATGCAATTGTGAAGGAAGGTCTCCGTAACGTTGCTGCTGGTGCTAATGCGATTCAGTTAAAGCGTGGTATTGATAAAGCCACAGCATTCTTAGTAGACAAGATTGCGGAACATGCTCGTCCCGTGGAAGATTCCAAAGCCATTGCACAAGTAGGCTCCATTTCTGCTGGTAACGATGAAGAAGTGGGTCAAATGATTGCGGAAGCAATGGATAAAGTGGGTAAAGAGGGTGTGATTTCCTTGGAAGAAGGGAAATCCATGACCACAGAATTGGAAATCACCGAAGGTATGCGTTTTGATAAGGGTTATATTTCCCCTTATTTTGCTACCGACGCTGAGCGCATGGAAGCAGTATTTGACGATCCTTATATTCTTCTTACCGACAAGAAGATTGCCCTAGTGCAGGATTTAGTACCTGTGTTAGAGCAAGTAGCACGTCAAGGTAAACCCCTAGTCATCATTGCTGAAGACATTGAAAAAGAAGCTCTAGCTACCCTAGTAGTTAACCGTCTACGCGGCGTACTGAACGTAGCAGCAGTGAAAGCTCCTGGTTTTGGGGATCGTCGTAAAGCCATGTTAGAAGATATTGCGGTTCTAACTGGTGGACAAGTAATCACAGAAGATGCTGGTTTAAAACTAGAAAACACCAAACTAGATAGTTTAGGTAAAGCGCGCCGCATCACCATTACCAAAGACAACACCACCGTTGTAGCTGAAGGTAATGAAGCTGCAGTAAAAGCTCGTTGCGAACAAATCCGTCGTCAAATGGATGAAACTGAATCTTCCTACGACAAAGAAAAACTGCAAGAGCGTCTAGCCAAACTTTCTGGTGGTGTAGCAGTAGTCAAAGTTGGTGCAGCTACGGAAACCGAAATGAAGGATAAGAAGCTGCGTTTAGAAGACGCTATCAATGCTACCAAAGCTGCTGTAGAAGAAGGCATAGTTCCTGGTGGTGGTACAACCCTAGCTCACCTAGCACCCCACTTAGAGGAATGGGCCAATAAAACCTTAACCAGTGAAGAGTTAACAGGTGCTTTAATAGTTGCCCGTGCCTTACCTGCTCCTTTAAAGAGAATTGCAGAAAACGCTGGACAAAACGGTGCTGTAATTGCTGAAAGAGTGAAAGAGAAAGAGTTCAACGTAGGGTTTAACGCTTCTACCAACGAATTTGTTGATATGTTAGCTGCGGGTATTGTGGATCCTGCGAAGGTAACCCGTTCTGCACTGCAAAATGCTGCTTCTATTGCTGGTATGGTGCTAACAACCGAGTGTATTGTGGTTGACAAACCAGAACCCAAGGAAGCTGCTCCTGCTGCTGGTGCTGGTATGGGTGGTGGAGATTTCGACTACTAA
- a CDS encoding RNA-guided endonuclease InsQ/TnpB family protein — MQLVKMHPIYKNDKHWQGCDLICFRAKNLYNLCTYYLRQSFFKTGKILSSGKLYGLVFRSRAYQEIAVTHRGLSVVRQVLRRWKNYIRSWQDWQANPSKYVDPPKIPNYKHKIKGRFPIVVYNVYQGCPTMDQPSLVQGMCQLFEGLFEGEVNDSIGKARKLVEAMIIPRNNGSYLLKFIYEVQEPTTKSTPVIAGIDLGVNNLVALTTNSSTIRPLLVNGKPLKSLNRLFNRKRDLIGSYQSESQPSQRLGGITIKHHNRVDNYLHQTSSIVINYLKSNGIKTLVVGKNDEWEKETRMGTSKRHNFMPIPHSRLIDILEHKCRLAQIELITVNEAYTSKCSAWDFEPIAKHQKYLGERLHRGLFRSANGQVINADLNSSLNIIRMYSSEALTAERIGSCGVQPLKVNPLARVKQI; from the coding sequence ATGCAGTTAGTTAAAATGCATCCCATTTACAAAAATGATAAACATTGGCAGGGATGTGATTTAATCTGCTTTAGAGCCAAAAATCTCTACAATTTGTGTACCTATTATCTAAGGCAGTCTTTCTTTAAAACGGGCAAGATACTTTCTAGTGGGAAGTTATATGGCTTAGTATTTCGTTCCAGAGCTTATCAGGAGATAGCAGTTACTCACAGAGGTTTGTCAGTAGTTAGACAGGTATTACGAAGGTGGAAAAACTATATCAGATCTTGGCAAGATTGGCAAGCTAATCCATCTAAATATGTGGATCCACCAAAAATCCCCAATTACAAACACAAAATTAAGGGACGCTTTCCAATTGTCGTATACAATGTATATCAGGGTTGTCCAACCATGGATCAACCATCTCTAGTCCAAGGAATGTGCCAGTTATTTGAAGGTCTATTTGAGGGTGAAGTGAACGATTCCATCGGTAAGGCTAGAAAACTGGTGGAAGCCATGATTATTCCCAGGAATAATGGTTCATACCTCCTCAAGTTCATTTATGAGGTGCAAGAGCCTACAACTAAATCTACACCAGTTATAGCTGGTATAGACTTAGGAGTTAATAACCTGGTTGCCTTGACAACTAATAGTTCAACTATTAGACCTTTATTGGTGAATGGTAAACCGTTGAAATCCCTCAATCGACTGTTCAACAGAAAGCGGGATCTAATAGGATCTTATCAGTCTGAGAGTCAACCCAGTCAAAGATTGGGTGGAATAACCATCAAACATCATAACCGAGTAGATAACTATCTTCATCAGACATCCTCTATCGTAATCAATTATCTCAAGTCTAATGGTATTAAAACCTTAGTAGTGGGAAAGAACGATGAATGGGAAAAAGAGACTAGGATGGGTACAAGCAAGAGACACAACTTTATGCCAATACCCCATAGTAGACTCATTGATATACTGGAACACAAATGCCGACTAGCACAGATTGAACTAATCACAGTTAATGAGGCATACACCAGCAAGTGCTCTGCTTGGGATTTTGAACCCATAGCAAAACATCAAAAATATTTGGGGGAAAGATTACATCGAGGACTATTTAGATCCGCCAATGGTCAGGTTATTAATGCAGACCTCAATAGTAGCCTGAACATAATTAGAATGTATTCCTCAGAGGCGTTAACTGCCGAGAGGATAGGGAGTTGTGGCGTTCAACCACTAAAGGTAAATCCTTTAGCAAGAGTTAAACAGATATAG
- the groES gene encoding co-chaperone GroES — MAAVSLSVSTVKPLGDRVFVKVTAAEEKTAGGLYLPDTAKEKPQVGEVVALGPGKRNDDGTRQEIELKVGDKVLYSKYAGTDIKLGTDEFVLLSEKDILAVVG, encoded by the coding sequence ATGGCAGCAGTATCTCTAAGCGTATCCACAGTTAAGCCCCTAGGCGATCGCGTGTTTGTAAAAGTCACAGCAGCTGAAGAAAAGACAGCAGGTGGTTTATATTTGCCCGACACAGCAAAAGAAAAGCCCCAGGTAGGGGAAGTAGTAGCTTTAGGACCTGGTAAGCGTAATGATGACGGAACCCGTCAAGAAATTGAGCTGAAAGTAGGGGACAAAGTACTATATTCCAAGTATGCAGGTACAGACATCAAACTGGGTACAGACGAATTTGTACTACTTTCTGAAAAAGACATTCTAGCAGTAGTTGGGTAA